A single genomic interval of Saccharothrix saharensis harbors:
- the bioD gene encoding dethiobiotin synthase, whose protein sequence is MSVLVITGTGTEVGKTVVVAALAALAAAEGRRVAVLKPAQTGIADGEPGDLAEVVRLAGPVTTRELRRYPEPLAPATAARRSGLPTVHPSEVASAAVALDETHDLVLVEGAGGLLVRFDEAGSTIADAAWALNAPVLVVAHPGLGTLNMTALTAEALLRRGLESVGVVVGRWPAVPDLATRTNLVDLPEAAGAPLLGVLPDGAAALGRDGFVATAREGLSPWFGGTFDPEKFAAPHTC, encoded by the coding sequence GTGAGCGTCCTCGTGATCACCGGCACGGGCACCGAGGTCGGCAAGACCGTGGTCGTCGCCGCCCTGGCGGCGTTGGCCGCGGCCGAAGGTCGACGGGTCGCCGTGCTCAAGCCCGCGCAGACCGGCATCGCCGACGGCGAACCCGGCGACCTCGCCGAGGTGGTCCGCCTCGCGGGCCCCGTCACCACCCGGGAGCTGCGCCGCTACCCCGAACCGCTGGCCCCCGCCACGGCCGCGCGCCGGTCCGGCTTGCCCACCGTGCACCCCAGCGAGGTCGCGTCGGCGGCCGTGGCGCTGGACGAGACGCACGACCTCGTGCTCGTCGAGGGCGCGGGCGGGCTGCTGGTCCGGTTCGACGAGGCCGGCTCGACCATCGCCGACGCGGCGTGGGCGCTCAACGCGCCGGTGCTCGTCGTCGCGCACCCCGGCCTGGGCACGTTGAACATGACCGCGCTGACCGCCGAGGCCCTGCTGCGCCGCGGCCTGGAGTCGGTCGGCGTGGTGGTGGGCCGTTGGCCCGCCGTCCCCGACCTCGCCACCCGCACCAACCTGGTCGACCTGCCGGAGGCCGCGGGTGCGCCGCTGCTGGGCGTGCTGCCCGACGGCGCGGCGGCGCTGGGCCGCGACGGGTTCGTGGCGACCGCCCGCGAAGGCCTCTCGCCGTGGTTCGGCGGCACGTTCGACCCGGAGAAGTTCGCCGCGCCGCACACCTGCTGA
- a CDS encoding DUF2567 domain-containing protein encodes MAEQPVDERATPVRVPPAPAFEYYYVVQRPRVVVKRDLLPAFSVLSAISLFGLPLGWLWAWLAPPQNVVAQQDGSLIPVTGESYHRLDGLMLFVLMGLAAGLITGIAVWLLRERRGPVVMLAATLGGGLAAYLAQLTGTGAAGSRYAVDAAPAVGDVIALAPVLETWWGLLAWPLGTALAYGCLAAWNGLDDLGRRLG; translated from the coding sequence GTGGCGGAGCAACCGGTGGACGAGCGGGCGACGCCCGTTCGGGTGCCACCCGCGCCGGCGTTCGAGTACTACTACGTGGTGCAGCGGCCGCGCGTCGTGGTGAAGCGCGACCTGCTGCCCGCGTTCTCCGTGCTCTCGGCGATCTCGCTGTTCGGCCTGCCGCTGGGCTGGCTGTGGGCGTGGCTCGCGCCGCCGCAGAACGTGGTGGCGCAGCAGGACGGGTCGCTGATCCCGGTCACCGGCGAGAGCTACCACCGGCTCGACGGGTTGATGCTGTTCGTGTTGATGGGGTTGGCCGCCGGGCTGATCACCGGCATCGCGGTGTGGTTGCTGCGGGAGCGGCGCGGCCCGGTCGTGATGCTGGCCGCCACGCTCGGCGGTGGGCTGGCGGCTTACCTGGCGCAGTTGACCGGTACGGGTGCGGCCGGCAGCCGGTACGCCGTCGACGCCGCGCCCGCGGTGGGTGACGTGATCGCCCTGGCCCCGGTGCTGGAGACGTGGTGGGGCTTGCTGGCGTGGCCCTTGGGCACGGCGCTGGCGTACGGCTGCCTGGCCGCGTGGAACGGTCTGGACGACCTCGGCCGCCGGCTCGGCTAG
- the aroD gene encoding type I 3-dehydroquinate dehydratase, with the protein MNGMRALLGLGIPLIAVSFSDDDSERAAAEARSAGVDVAELRIDRFSRTDAGHVRAQVRAFDGLPVLATVRSAAEGGGWTGGEEARLELFREVAPLVDAVDVELSARAIVADVVAAAHAHDAVAIVSYHNFDHTPDIAELDAVVRGAKEVGADIVKISTMATTTADLKVLASLLVNSGDTEMIVIAMGAIGTASRIFFPALGSRLTYTFIGHQPTSGQLDYAETSALIRKFHPAYDERKGAVDA; encoded by the coding sequence ATGAACGGCATGCGCGCGCTGCTCGGACTCGGCATCCCCCTCATCGCGGTGAGCTTCTCCGACGACGACAGCGAGCGGGCGGCCGCGGAGGCGCGTTCGGCCGGGGTCGACGTGGCCGAATTGCGCATCGACCGGTTCTCCCGGACCGACGCCGGGCACGTGCGGGCGCAGGTGCGGGCGTTCGACGGCCTGCCGGTGCTGGCGACGGTGCGCTCGGCGGCGGAGGGCGGCGGGTGGACCGGCGGCGAGGAAGCCCGGCTCGAGCTGTTCCGCGAGGTCGCGCCCCTGGTCGACGCGGTGGACGTGGAGCTGTCGGCACGGGCGATCGTGGCCGACGTGGTGGCCGCGGCGCACGCGCACGACGCGGTGGCGATCGTGTCGTACCACAATTTCGACCACACGCCCGACATCGCCGAACTCGACGCCGTGGTACGGGGCGCGAAAGAGGTCGGCGCGGATATCGTGAAGATTTCCACGATGGCCACCACAACGGCCGACCTGAAGGTGTTGGCATCATTGTTGGTCAATTCGGGTGATACCGAGATGATCGTGATCGCGATGGGCGCCATCGGCACCGCGTCACGCATCTTCTTCCCCGCGCTCGGCTCCCGGTTGACTTACACGTTCATCGGCCACCAGCCCACGTCGGGCCAACTCGACTACGCCGAGACGTCCGCGTTGATCCGCAAGTTCCACCCCGCGTACGACGAGCGGAAGGGCGCGGTCGACGCCTGA
- a CDS encoding NUDIX hydrolase, protein MGLAEHEVLAAVLQVRAGSLQVMLWERAREPHAHRWSLPGGGLGDDEDVEASIRRQLAEKVDVRQLSHVEQLAVFSAPSRVPGPRVVATAFLGLVPSHIDPVVPSDTAWYPVDALPATAFDHEAICRRARHRLASKLSYTNLGFALAPPEFTISALRALYSAALGYKVSATNLQRVLARRGLLEPTGGTVQPGPSGGRPAALFRFVSGEMRVTDPFAVLRPPSTRSLGS, encoded by the coding sequence GTGGGACTGGCGGAACATGAAGTACTGGCCGCGGTGCTCCAGGTGAGAGCCGGATCACTCCAGGTCATGCTGTGGGAGCGGGCCCGCGAACCGCACGCCCACCGCTGGTCACTGCCCGGTGGCGGGCTGGGCGACGACGAGGACGTCGAGGCCTCGATCCGCCGTCAGCTGGCGGAGAAAGTCGACGTGCGACAGTTGTCACACGTCGAGCAGCTGGCCGTCTTCAGCGCCCCCTCGCGGGTGCCCGGACCGCGCGTGGTGGCGACCGCGTTCCTCGGCCTGGTGCCCTCGCACATCGACCCGGTGGTGCCGTCGGACACCGCGTGGTACCCGGTGGACGCGCTGCCCGCGACCGCGTTCGACCACGAGGCGATCTGCCGCCGCGCCCGGCACCGCCTGGCGTCGAAGCTGTCCTACACCAACCTGGGTTTCGCGTTGGCGCCACCGGAGTTCACCATCTCCGCGCTGCGCGCGCTGTACTCGGCGGCGCTGGGGTACAAGGTGTCGGCGACCAACCTGCAACGCGTGCTGGCCCGGCGGGGTTTGCTGGAGCCCACCGGCGGGACCGTGCAGCCGGGGCCGTCCGGCGGCCGGCCCGCCGCGCTGTTCCGGTTCGTGTCCGGCGAAATGCGGGTCACCGACCCGTTCGCCGTGCTGCGACCACCGTCCACCCGTAGCTTGGGTTCGTGA
- a CDS encoding LON peptidase substrate-binding domain-containing protein — protein MTTTLPLFPLGTVLLPGASLPLHVFEPRYRQLTVDLVTGAVPEKTFGVVSIKQGWEVGAENVEALSDVGCTAVLQEARRLPDGRFDLTTKGGRRFRLLEVDEESAPYLVATVQWLPDTAAPPEVEAVLPLLADSARAAHGRYRQAAYQSVGRPPGPDTGVAELAYALAGDCLLTLEDRQRLLEETSPARRLRMVRKVLHREAGILDALSAVPAPLSELGHLPHRN, from the coding sequence GTGACCACGACGCTCCCCCTGTTCCCGCTGGGTACCGTGCTGCTGCCCGGGGCGTCCCTGCCGCTGCACGTGTTCGAGCCGCGGTACCGGCAGTTGACCGTCGACCTGGTGACGGGCGCGGTGCCGGAGAAGACGTTCGGCGTGGTGTCGATCAAGCAGGGCTGGGAGGTCGGCGCGGAGAACGTCGAGGCGCTGTCCGACGTCGGGTGCACGGCCGTGCTCCAGGAGGCGCGGCGGCTGCCGGACGGCCGGTTCGACCTGACCACGAAGGGTGGCAGGCGGTTCCGGCTGCTGGAGGTCGACGAGGAGAGCGCGCCCTACCTGGTGGCGACGGTGCAGTGGCTGCCGGACACGGCCGCGCCGCCCGAGGTGGAGGCGGTGCTGCCGCTGCTGGCGGACAGCGCGCGGGCGGCGCACGGGCGGTACCGGCAGGCGGCGTACCAGAGCGTGGGGCGACCGCCCGGCCCGGACACGGGGGTGGCCGAGCTGGCGTACGCGTTGGCCGGGGACTGCCTGCTGACCCTGGAGGACCGGCAGCGGCTGCTGGAGGAGACCTCGCCCGCGCGCCGGCTGCGGATGGTGCGGAAAGTGCTGCACCGCGAGGCGGGCATTCTCGACGCGTTGAGCGCGGTGCCCGCGCCGTTGTCGGAATTGGGCCACCTGCCTCATCGCAACTAG
- the bioB gene encoding biotin synthase BioB yields the protein MTAAPEQVDVLGVAREQVLEQGVGLSEEQVLEVLRLPDDRIPELLELAHAVRMRWCGPEVEVEGIVSLKTGGCPEDCHFCSQSGQFPSPVRSAWLDIPGLVRAARQTAETGATEFCIVAAVRGPDKRLLSQVRDGIKAIREDGNDIQIACSLGMLTQEQVDELVEMGVHRYNHNLETARSHFPNVVTTHSWEERWDTLKMIRAAGMEVCCGGIIGMGETLEQRAEFAVQLAELEPDEVPLNFLIPNPGTPYENYPVVEGPEALRTVGAFRLALPRTILRFAGGRELTFGDLGAKQGMLGGVNAIIVGNYLTNLGRPAQQDLDMLTELSMPIKELSKTL from the coding sequence GTGACCGCAGCCCCCGAACAGGTCGATGTCCTCGGCGTAGCCCGCGAGCAGGTGCTGGAGCAGGGCGTCGGGCTGTCCGAGGAGCAGGTGCTCGAAGTCCTCCGCCTGCCCGACGACCGCATCCCGGAGCTGCTGGAGCTGGCGCACGCGGTGCGGATGCGCTGGTGCGGGCCGGAGGTCGAGGTCGAGGGCATCGTGTCGCTCAAGACCGGCGGGTGCCCCGAGGACTGCCACTTCTGCTCGCAGTCCGGGCAGTTCCCCTCACCGGTGCGCTCGGCGTGGCTGGACATCCCCGGCCTGGTCCGAGCCGCCCGGCAGACCGCCGAAACCGGCGCGACCGAGTTCTGCATCGTGGCCGCGGTGCGCGGGCCGGACAAGCGGCTGCTGTCGCAGGTCCGCGACGGCATCAAGGCCATCCGCGAGGACGGCAACGACATCCAGATCGCGTGCTCGCTCGGCATGCTCACCCAGGAGCAGGTGGACGAGCTGGTGGAGATGGGCGTCCACCGCTACAACCACAACCTGGAGACGGCCCGCTCCCACTTCCCGAACGTGGTCACCACGCACTCGTGGGAAGAGCGGTGGGACACGCTGAAGATGATCCGCGCGGCGGGCATGGAGGTCTGCTGCGGCGGAATCATCGGCATGGGGGAGACGCTCGAGCAGCGCGCGGAGTTCGCCGTGCAGCTCGCCGAGCTGGAGCCCGACGAGGTGCCGCTGAACTTCCTGATCCCCAACCCCGGCACGCCGTACGAGAACTACCCGGTGGTCGAGGGCCCCGAGGCGCTGCGGACCGTCGGCGCGTTCCGGCTCGCCCTGCCGCGCACGATCCTGCGCTTCGCGGGTGGCCGGGAGCTGACCTTCGGCGACCTCGGCGCGAAGCAGGGCATGCTGGGCGGCGTCAACGCGATCATCGTCGGCAACTACCTGACCAACCTCGGCCGGCCCGCGCAGCAGGACCTCGACATGCTGACCGAGCTGTCCATGCCGATCAAGGAACTGAGCAAGACCCTGTGA
- a CDS encoding putative hydro-lyase — protein MTTTTPEQVRAHHDGPTAGLADGYAQANLIAVPAEWAYDVLLFTQRNPKPCPVLDVTDRGGTTTVLAGGADLRRDLPRYRIWEHGELVDEPTDASAHWRDDLVAFLIGCSFTFESALRRADVPLRHVEQRVNVPMYVTDRECRPAGRLHGPMVVSLRYVPADLVGTAREVTARMPAVHGAPVHVGDPGALGIADLDRPDFGDRTAPHEGDVPVFWACGVTPQAAVMASEPPFAITHAPGHMFVTDVPDTAYRL, from the coding sequence ATGACGACGACGACACCGGAGCAGGTGCGCGCGCACCACGACGGCCCGACGGCCGGGCTCGCGGACGGCTACGCCCAGGCCAACCTCATCGCGGTCCCCGCGGAGTGGGCCTACGACGTGCTGCTGTTCACCCAGCGCAACCCCAAGCCGTGCCCCGTCCTCGACGTCACCGACCGGGGCGGCACCACGACCGTCCTCGCGGGCGGCGCCGACCTGAGGCGCGACCTGCCCCGCTACCGGATCTGGGAGCACGGCGAGCTGGTCGACGAGCCCACCGACGCCTCCGCGCACTGGCGCGACGACCTGGTCGCGTTCCTCATCGGGTGCAGCTTCACGTTCGAGTCCGCGCTCCGGCGGGCGGACGTCCCACTGCGGCACGTCGAGCAGCGGGTCAACGTGCCGATGTACGTGACCGACCGCGAGTGCCGCCCCGCCGGCCGCCTGCACGGCCCGATGGTCGTTTCCCTGCGCTACGTCCCGGCCGACCTGGTCGGGACCGCGCGGGAGGTCACGGCCCGGATGCCCGCCGTGCACGGCGCGCCGGTCCACGTGGGCGATCCGGGCGCCCTCGGCATCGCGGACCTGGACCGGCCCGACTTCGGCGACCGGACCGCACCGCACGAGGGCGACGTGCCGGTGTTCTGGGCGTGCGGCGTGACGCCGCAGGCGGCCGTGATGGCGTCGGAACCGCCGTTCGCGATCACCCATGCGCCGGGGCACATGTTCGTCACCGACGTGCCCGACACCGCCTACCGGCTCTAG
- a CDS encoding MFS transporter, protein MSTPDTSTPDTGPTDPTKEDRGPFAWFQALGRNGKRAFIGAFGGYGLDAYDFQVLPLSLVAITAYFGLTTGEAGLLTTVTLVVSALGGAIAGILADRIGRVRTLVITVITYAVFTVLCGFATSYEMLLVFRALQGLGFGGEWAAGAILVAEYCKPRYRGRTVAFIQSSWAVGWGLSVVVYTAVFSFLPPDLAWRVLFWTGAIPAVLVFYVRRNVKDAPRAERALATDPPRGRIRDVFRGELGRTTLFAALLATGVQGGYYTLAGWVPTFLKTERGLSVVGTGGYLALLISGAFAGYLTGGYLTDRLGRKRTFTLFAVLSALLIVLFTNIPAGANGLILLITFPLGFTTSAIFSGFGSYLAELYPTELRGTGQGFTYNFGRGVGAFFPALVGFLAGSMGVGGAMIFGAVGYGIAVLALLGLPETKGVELR, encoded by the coding sequence ATGAGCACCCCCGACACGAGCACCCCCGACACGGGCCCCACCGACCCCACCAAGGAAGACCGCGGTCCGTTCGCCTGGTTCCAAGCCCTGGGCCGCAACGGCAAGCGGGCGTTCATCGGCGCGTTCGGCGGCTACGGCCTGGACGCCTACGACTTCCAGGTCCTGCCCCTGAGCCTGGTCGCCATCACCGCCTACTTCGGCCTCACCACGGGCGAAGCGGGCCTGCTCACCACCGTCACGCTGGTCGTCTCCGCCCTCGGCGGCGCCATCGCGGGCATCCTCGCGGACCGCATCGGCCGCGTCCGCACCCTGGTGATCACCGTCATCACCTACGCCGTCTTCACGGTCCTGTGCGGCTTCGCCACCAGCTACGAGATGCTGCTGGTCTTCCGCGCCCTGCAGGGCCTGGGCTTCGGCGGCGAGTGGGCGGCGGGCGCGATCCTCGTCGCCGAGTACTGCAAGCCGCGGTACCGGGGCCGCACGGTCGCGTTCATCCAGAGCTCGTGGGCCGTCGGCTGGGGCCTGAGCGTGGTCGTCTACACCGCCGTGTTCAGCTTCCTGCCGCCGGACCTGGCCTGGCGCGTGCTGTTCTGGACCGGCGCGATCCCCGCGGTCCTCGTCTTCTACGTCCGCCGCAACGTCAAGGACGCGCCCCGGGCCGAACGGGCACTCGCGACCGACCCGCCCAGGGGCCGCATCAGGGACGTCTTCCGGGGCGAGCTCGGCCGCACCACGCTGTTCGCCGCGCTCCTGGCCACCGGCGTCCAGGGCGGCTACTACACGCTGGCCGGCTGGGTGCCGACGTTCCTCAAGACCGAACGCGGCCTCAGCGTCGTCGGCACCGGCGGCTACCTGGCCCTGCTGATCAGCGGCGCGTTCGCGGGCTACCTCACCGGCGGCTACCTGACCGACCGGCTGGGCCGCAAGCGCACGTTCACCCTGTTCGCCGTGCTCAGCGCGCTGCTCATCGTGCTGTTCACCAACATCCCGGCCGGCGCGAACGGCCTGATCCTGCTCATCACGTTCCCGCTCGGGTTCACCACGTCGGCGATCTTCAGCGGTTTCGGCTCCTACCTCGCCGAGCTGTACCCGACCGAGCTGCGCGGCACCGGCCAGGGCTTCACCTACAACTTCGGCCGCGGCGTCGGCGCGTTCTTCCCCGCCCTGGTCGGGTTCCTGGCCGGGAGCATGGGCGTCGGCGGCGCGATGATCTTCGGCGCGGTCGGTTACGGCATCGCCGTGCTCGCCCTGCTCGGCCTCCCCGAGACGAAGGGCGTCGAGCTGCGATGA